The DNA window CATCTCATGAGCACCGTCAAGCAGCTCAACGAAATTGTCGTAACCAACAGCTAGTGCAATGGACAGACCGATTGCAGACCATAGTGAGTAACGGCCGCCAACCCAATCCCAGAATTCAAACATGTTGTCTGTGTCGATGCCGAATTCAGAAACTGCGGTTGCGTTAGTAGAAAGCGCCGCAAAGTGCTTAGCAACGTGAGCCTGGTCGCCAGCAGTTTCAAGGAACCAGTCACGAGCAGAGTGTGCGTTCGTCATGGTTTCCTGGGTCGTGAATGTTTTCGATGCAATCAGGAACAGTGTGGTTTCCGGCTCTACTTTCTTCAGTGTTTCAACGATGTGGGTACCATCAACGTTAGAAACAAAGTGAAGATTCAGATGGTTTTTGTATGGTGCCAGCGCTTCAGTCACCATGTAAGGACCAAGGTCTGAACCACCGATACCGATGTTTACGATGTCGGTAATAGCCTTACCTGTGTAACCTTTCCACTCGCCGCCGATAACGCGATCAGTGAATGACTTCATTTTTTCCAGCACTGCATTTACTGCTGGCATTACGTCTTCGCCATCTACCATTACTGGCGTGTTAGCGCGGTTACGCAGTGCAGTGTGAAGAACAGCGCGACCTTCTGTCTGGTTGATCGCTTCACCACTGAACATCGCTTCGATTGCAGATTTCAGCTCAGTCTCTTTAGCAAGAGTGAACAGGTGCTTAAGAGTTTCCTCATTAACAAGGTTCTTTGAGTAGTCGACAAGAATGTCTGAGCCGAAACGTGCAGAGTATTTGTCAAAACGATCCGCGTCCTGAGCAAATAACTCCTTAAGATCCATATCTTGTGCAGATTCGAAGTGCGCCGTTAACGCTTTCCAAGCTTGTGTTTGCGTTGGATTGATATTTTTCAACATGGTCTTTATCCCGATGTTACAGTAGGTTCCATTCCTTACAGTCTAGCGAAAACTGTGGAATCCCCGATTAGCAAAAAGTTTTAAAATTTAGATGTTTGGGCGTTTTGCCACAAAACAAGTCTTTGTAATTTTTTTTCAGGCACCAATTATGACCGAGAGCTTTTACACTCACATTGAGTTAGGTCACGTTAGCCGCCCTGAATTTGAACAATTCATTCATAGGTATAGAATAATATCATTAAGTAATGACGGGCTCTAATTGGATTAGGATAGACGTCAAATTGGAAATGTCCAAAGGAACACCTATGTGGGTACAAGAAACACTGCATTTAAAAGCCAGAAGTCGCGGCTTTCATCTGATTACTGATGAAATTGAACAACAATTACCACAAATTAACTCTCTTTCGGTAGGTTTGTTACACCTTTTTATTCAACATACCTCAGCCAGCCTTACCCTAAATGAGAATGCCGACCCTACCGTTCGTATCGATATGGAAGCACATTTCAATAAGTATGTCCCCGAACGCGCGCCGTACTATCAGCATACCTATGAGGGAGATGACGATATGCCAGCGCATATTAAAGCCTCACTACTTGGCAGCAGTGTGACAATTCCGATTCAAGGTGGTCGTTTGGCACTGGGAACATGGCAGGGCATTTACCTGGGTGAACACCGTGACTATGGTGGTAGCCGCCGTGTTATTGCCACCATTAATGGAGAGTAAAAGATAAGGCTGACACTCTGGTTAGCCTTTGTTTAAATCACTAACAGAAATCAGAATGGCTGATTAATCATAACCCGGAATGTGCCTTCATCTGCGGCTTTTGCCAGTTCAGCACGAACGACTACCCCTTCAACCTGTAAACGCACGGCACCTCCAATAGTCCACTTCATATCTTTATGCAGCGTCTTCATATTGTACTCATCCGCCACACGTCCCAACTCAGCAAACGCAACCCACTGCCACCACGGCATGTCGTAATAGTTAATAACTGGAATATCTTCCAGCGGTTGCCAATCAGGTAGGGCCCGGTACTCTAGCGAGTAATGAATCGCAGAACGTCCGTGATAACGTCCTGCGGTATAACCACGCAGGCGATATAACCCTCCGAGACGAACCTGCTCCTGCTCGGGCGGCCGGCTGCAAATATCGTCATCGCATCGATTCCAGGTTGGTGTATCAGCGGTATAGAAATCAAAAGCCAGTACTTGTTGATCGAACCAGTTGCCCAGCGCTCCCAAAGCGTAATAGTGACTGTTCTGAAACTCCCACGTCAGCCATGCATCTTGTGACTGACTAGTATCAACGCCGGAGGTTAAAACCAAAGAGGTATGCGAGCCACGAGTGGTATTACGCGTACTGTTCCGGTTATCCCAGTCATACGCAAAACTAAAGCCCGTCGCCTGCTCTTTTTCTCCGTTATAAATATCCAGCGCCCGTGATGAATAAAAAGGTGTAATGATGACAGAACTTACCCCACTGTTAAGCGGTGAGGCATAGCTGACATCGCGAACAGGCTGAAACGCGCCCTTCAATCCATGCTCTTTCACATATCCCCAAGGCAATAGGTATTTAAATTCAAACTTATACTTTTGTTCGTCACCATTGGTGATAGTCTGTGAGTCAACAGAAGAGTTATTGCTGCCTTGAACGCCCAAATAGTAAGGGCTCTCGTTGAAACGGGCCTGATACATCTGCGTGCTGAATACCAGATTGGAAGAGAGTGCATAGTTGAAAGCGGACAAGAAACCAAGATAGCTGTCTTTGTCTGAATACAGCCCCATCCCAAACAAAGCTGCCTGGGGTTGCCCTACGCCTTTTGCGACCCCGGCAATGCCGAAAGTATTACCCAGAGTCTCCGTACTAAAGTAAAACGGCAAAAATGCCGAGTCTTTCTCTTTACTCTGCACTGGTACAGATAAAAAAAAGCTGGCAGATAGAGCCAGCATTAAGGTTAGTTTTTTTGTCATGGATTACTTTGAATATTCCATTTCTACGCGTGGCGTTAGTTTCGTTACTAACTCATACGCAATAGTGCCGATGTGACTCGCGACTTCTTCAGCGGGTAGCTCTTTCCCCCAGAGTATCGCTTCATCACTGACTTTGTCTGTTGCATCAGGTCCAAGATCCACCGTCAGCATATCCATCGAGACCCGTCCTGCGATTGGCACTTTACGTCCGTTAACCCAGACCGGCGTGCCATTTGGCGCACTTCTTGGGTAGCCGTCACCATAGCCTACCGCTATAACACCAACTTTTGTATCTCGCTCACTCGTCCAGATACCGCCGTAACCGATACTCTCACCCTTCTTCACTTCACGTACCGCAATAAGGTGAGACTTAAGCGTCATAACTGGCTGGTAGCCTAAGTCCTGCGCTGTTTTATCATTAAACGGAGACACGCCATACATAATGATACCCGGGCGCACCCAGTCAAGCTGACTTTGTGGCCAAGCCAACAGCCCTGCCGATGCAGCAAGAGAACGTTCACCGTGGCAGCCTGCTGTCAGTGAATTAAACAACTCAATCTGCTTTAGCGTTATGTCACTGCTTAACTCATCAGCACAAGCAAAATGGCTCATATAACGCAGCGGTTTCGCTACATTCGGACAATCTTTAAGACGTGAAACCAAATCATCAAACTGCTCAGGTCGTACACCCAGACGATGCATCCCGCTGTCAATTTTAAGCCACACCACTACAGGTGTCTCTAAATCGGCTTGTTCAAGAGCGATTAACTGCTCTTCACAATGCACCACAGTCTGGATGTTATTCGTCACCAAGACTGGCAGGTCACCCGCTGAATAAAAGCCCTCTAACAGCAAGATAGGTTTAACCACACCGCAGGCTCTGAGCTGAAGCGCTTCCTCGATGCGCGCGACACCATAAGCATCGGCCTCATCGGCATATTTTGCAACGTGACGTAAACCGTGACCATAGCCGTTGGCTTTCACCACCGCCATTACTTTGCTGTTAGGCGCTTGGGCTTTAACGCGACGTAAATTGTGCTGCAAGGCAGACAAGTCAATACACGCCTTTGCGGCTTTCATGTAGCTCATGGAATTACTCGTCATCGATATCGAATGCTGGACCTGCATAATTGTCAAAGCGCGAGTGCTGACCCTGGAATGTCAGACGCACCGAACCGATAGGACCGTTACGCTGCTTACCGAGAATAATTTCCGCCGTGCCTTTATAAGGGCTGTCTGGGTGATAAACCTCATCACGATAAATAAACATGATCAAGTCAGCATCCTGCTCGATAGAGCCCGATTCACGCAAATCCGAGTTTACCGGACGTTTATCCGCTCGTTGCTCCAAAGAACGGTTTAGCTGCGATAGTGCCACAACTGGAACATTCAGTTCTTTCGCCAGTGCTTTTAGCGAGCGGGAGATCTCCGCAATTTCAAGTGTACGGTTATCAGTTAATGCAGGAACGCGCATCAGCTGCAGGTAGTCGACCATGATCATAGACAAACCGCCGTGTTCACGGGCAACACGACGAGCACGGGAACGCACCTCTGTCGGCGTTAAGCCAGAGCTGTCATCGATGTACATATTTTTCTTCTGCATCAGGATACCCATGGTAGAAGAAATTCGTGCCCAGTCTTCATCATCTAACTGACCAGTACGAATTTTAGTCTGGTCAACACGGGACAGAGACGCCAGCATACGCATCATTAGCTGTTCCGCCGGCATCTCTAACGAGAAAATCAGTACAG is part of the Vibrio sp. B1FLJ16 genome and encodes:
- the pgi gene encoding glucose-6-phosphate isomerase, with the protein product MLKNINPTQTQAWKALTAHFESAQDMDLKELFAQDADRFDKYSARFGSDILVDYSKNLVNEETLKHLFTLAKETELKSAIEAMFSGEAINQTEGRAVLHTALRNRANTPVMVDGEDVMPAVNAVLEKMKSFTDRVIGGEWKGYTGKAITDIVNIGIGGSDLGPYMVTEALAPYKNHLNLHFVSNVDGTHIVETLKKVEPETTLFLIASKTFTTQETMTNAHSARDWFLETAGDQAHVAKHFAALSTNATAVSEFGIDTDNMFEFWDWVGGRYSLWSAIGLSIALAVGYDNFVELLDGAHEMDKHFVSTDLESNIPVILALIGIWYNNFHGAESEAILPYDQYMHRFAAYFQQGNMESNGKYVDRDGNAVTYQTGPIIWGEPGTNGQHAFYQLIHQGTKLIPCDFIAPAISHNPASDHHQKLMSNFFAQTEALAFGKSEETVKEELVLAGKNAEEVAEIAPFKVFEGNRPTNSILVKQITPRTLGNLIAMYEHKIFVQGVIWNIFSFDQWGVELGKQLANQILPELADESLISTHDSSTNGLINAFKAFKV
- a CDS encoding secondary thiamine-phosphate synthase enzyme YjbQ, which codes for MWVQETLHLKARSRGFHLITDEIEQQLPQINSLSVGLLHLFIQHTSASLTLNENADPTVRIDMEAHFNKYVPERAPYYQHTYEGDDDMPAHIKASLLGSSVTIPIQGGRLALGTWQGIYLGEHRDYGGSRRVIATINGE
- the alr gene encoding alanine racemase, giving the protein MKAAKACIDLSALQHNLRRVKAQAPNSKVMAVVKANGYGHGLRHVAKYADEADAYGVARIEEALQLRACGVVKPILLLEGFYSAGDLPVLVTNNIQTVVHCEEQLIALEQADLETPVVVWLKIDSGMHRLGVRPEQFDDLVSRLKDCPNVAKPLRYMSHFACADELSSDITLKQIELFNSLTAGCHGERSLAASAGLLAWPQSQLDWVRPGIIMYGVSPFNDKTAQDLGYQPVMTLKSHLIAVREVKKGESIGYGGIWTSERDTKVGVIAVGYGDGYPRSAPNGTPVWVNGRKVPIAGRVSMDMLTVDLGPDATDKVSDEAILWGKELPAEEVASHIGTIAYELVTKLTPRVEMEYSK